A portion of the Stigmatella aurantiaca DW4/3-1 genome contains these proteins:
- a CDS encoding LysR family transcriptional regulator, whose amino-acid sequence MSPRLDPRRLETFRVVALSGQISAASRLLHLSQPAVTAQVRQLERDCGRPLLVRTARGVQVNEAGRALLEYAQRLHQLLEQAALAVAGEEALEGELVLAASTTVASYVVPELLASFLQVHRGLQVRLEVGNTAQVLGWVADGNVPLGLVEGHARAARIRLERYLEDELVPVVSSRAPEELLRIRTVDALQGVPLIWREPGSGTRAVLERALRKAGVRRGLQAGDLQLGSTEAIKGAVALGLGVGFLSRWSIQEELVSGRFQRLAIPGLRVDRAFSWVLPVDAPSGLAGHFLRHARAVPPQR is encoded by the coding sequence CTGTCTCCCCGCCTCGATCCACGCCGCCTCGAAACCTTCCGGGTGGTGGCCCTCTCGGGGCAGATCTCCGCGGCCTCGCGGTTGCTGCACCTGTCCCAACCCGCCGTCACCGCGCAGGTGCGCCAGCTCGAGCGGGATTGTGGCCGGCCTCTGCTGGTCCGTACCGCCCGAGGCGTTCAGGTCAACGAGGCCGGCCGGGCCCTGCTCGAGTACGCCCAGCGCCTCCACCAACTCCTGGAGCAAGCAGCGCTGGCGGTCGCGGGCGAGGAGGCATTGGAAGGGGAGCTGGTCTTGGCGGCGAGTACCACCGTCGCCAGCTATGTCGTGCCTGAGCTTCTGGCTTCCTTTCTCCAGGTCCACCGGGGGCTCCAGGTGAGGCTGGAGGTGGGCAACACCGCGCAAGTGTTAGGCTGGGTGGCGGACGGGAACGTGCCGCTGGGGCTGGTCGAGGGGCATGCCCGTGCAGCCCGCATTCGGCTCGAGCGCTACTTGGAGGATGAGCTCGTGCCCGTGGTCTCCTCGCGCGCTCCGGAAGAGTTGCTCCGGATACGGACCGTGGATGCGCTCCAAGGCGTTCCCTTGATCTGGCGAGAGCCAGGGTCGGGCACCCGGGCCGTGCTGGAGCGTGCTCTGAGAAAGGCAGGGGTGCGCCGCGGGCTTCAGGCGGGGGATCTCCAGTTGGGGAGCACCGAAGCGATCAAGGGCGCGGTGGCGCTGGGCCTGGGGGTGGGGTTCCTGTCGCGGTGGAGCATTCAGGAGGAGCTGGTGTCGGGACGGTTCCAGCGGCTGGCCATCCCGGGCCTGCGGGTGGATCGCGCGTTCTCGTGGGTGTTGCCGGTGGATGCGCCTTCGGGGCTGGCCGGTCACTTCCTGAGGCATGCCCGCGCGGTGCCCCCCCAGCGTTAG
- a CDS encoding tRNA1(Val) (adenine(37)-N6)-methyltransferase yields MRLALQPGPGETLDAICGGEVQVLQRRAGYRFSLDPILLAHFAVYEAGAHRGRLIDLGTGSGIIPLVLAKRLGLREVTGLELQPRLYSLAERNVYLNRCEQQVTLVQGDLRQVSRLFAAGSFCHVLCNPPYRACATGRSSVMMERAIARHEVACSLPDVARAARHLLTPRGGLSLVYPAARFAELVAVLREHRLEPKTVRMVHPRAERPAKLVLLHAVKGGRADLRVLPPLVLHAEDEHAFTDEVSAMVG; encoded by the coding sequence GTGCGGCTCGCCCTGCAGCCCGGTCCGGGGGAGACGCTGGATGCCATCTGTGGGGGAGAAGTGCAGGTGCTCCAGCGGCGCGCGGGCTACCGCTTCTCGCTGGATCCCATCCTGCTGGCGCACTTCGCCGTCTACGAGGCGGGGGCGCACCGGGGACGGCTGATCGATCTGGGCACGGGCAGCGGCATCATCCCGCTCGTTTTGGCCAAGCGCCTGGGGCTTCGGGAGGTGACGGGGCTGGAGTTGCAGCCGCGGCTGTACTCGCTGGCCGAGCGCAACGTGTACCTGAACCGCTGTGAGCAGCAGGTGACCCTGGTTCAGGGAGACTTGCGACAGGTGTCACGGCTCTTCGCCGCGGGGAGCTTCTGCCACGTGCTGTGCAATCCACCGTACCGGGCCTGTGCGACGGGGCGGAGCAGCGTGATGATGGAGAGGGCGATCGCGCGGCACGAGGTGGCGTGCTCGCTGCCGGATGTGGCGCGCGCGGCCCGGCACCTGCTGACGCCTCGGGGAGGGCTGTCCCTGGTGTATCCGGCGGCGCGGTTCGCGGAGCTGGTGGCGGTGCTGCGGGAGCACCGCCTGGAGCCGAAGACGGTGCGCATGGTGCACCCCCGGGCCGAGCGCCCCGCGAAGCTGGTGCTCCTTCACGCGGTGAAGGGAGGGCGCGCGGACCTGAGGGTGCTGCCGCCCTTGGTGCTGCACGCCGAGGACGAGCACGCGTTCACCGACGAGGTGAGCGCCATGGTGGGGTAA
- a CDS encoding YeiH family protein has protein sequence MIPHPLPSPSMGRPERWSAGHLLVPLGAALSLLPFISTGVALVAGGLVALTMGNPYGERTRRAMPLLLSVAVVGLGAGMDLRGVARVGAQGLLVTLASISVCLLLGTVLARTLGVSRRVGLLISVGTAICGGSAIAAVVPVLRPKEQEVSVALGTVFLLNAVALFAFPAAGHALGLDAGQFGRWCALAIHDTSSVVGAAMQYGPEALEVATTVKLARALWIAPLALALEAWQRRTSGPENLGKANKPWFILGFVMASALVTWVPPLQATGHTVAAVSKQLLVLTLFLLGTNLSRSTLSAVGVRPLVMGLILWGSMAGLSLGVLQK, from the coding sequence GTGATTCCTCATCCGCTGCCTTCTCCCTCCATGGGACGCCCAGAGCGCTGGAGCGCCGGACACCTGCTGGTGCCCCTGGGCGCGGCCCTCAGCCTCCTGCCCTTCATCTCCACGGGCGTCGCGCTGGTGGCGGGAGGACTGGTGGCCCTCACCATGGGCAACCCCTACGGGGAGCGCACCCGGCGAGCCATGCCCCTGCTGTTGTCTGTCGCGGTGGTGGGGCTGGGGGCCGGGATGGACTTGCGCGGGGTCGCCCGCGTGGGAGCCCAGGGCCTCCTCGTCACGCTGGCGAGCATCTCCGTGTGCCTTCTGCTGGGGACGGTGCTGGCCCGGACACTCGGGGTGTCCCGGCGTGTGGGCCTGCTCATCAGCGTCGGCACGGCCATCTGCGGGGGCAGTGCGATTGCCGCCGTCGTCCCGGTGCTTCGCCCGAAGGAGCAGGAGGTGTCCGTGGCGCTGGGAACGGTGTTCCTGCTCAATGCGGTGGCGCTCTTCGCCTTCCCCGCAGCGGGGCACGCGCTGGGATTGGACGCGGGCCAGTTTGGCCGCTGGTGTGCGCTGGCCATCCACGACACCAGCTCCGTGGTGGGCGCGGCCATGCAATACGGTCCCGAAGCGCTGGAGGTGGCCACGACGGTGAAGCTGGCACGTGCCCTGTGGATCGCCCCGCTGGCGCTGGCGCTCGAAGCCTGGCAGCGCAGAACCTCTGGACCAGAGAACCTGGGCAAGGCGAACAAGCCCTGGTTCATCCTCGGCTTTGTCATGGCCTCGGCCCTCGTGACCTGGGTTCCCCCTCTCCAGGCCACGGGGCACACCGTGGCGGCGGTGTCCAAGCAACTGCTGGTCCTGACACTGTTTCTTTTGGGAACCAACCTCTCCCGGAGCACGTTGAGCGCCGTGGGCGTGCGGCCCCTGGTCATGGGCCTGATTCTCTGGGGCAGCATGGCGGGCCTGAGCCTGGGCGTCCTCCAGAAATAG
- a CDS encoding N-acetylmuramoyl-L-alanine amidase, translating into MYTLRNALAATAAALSLAACGPEQGPDTPEPVQAPSGAFADAAGEAVHRGGVGPLDPLFERAAREFNVPVDLLKAISYTETRWQMVRGEEEFDGMPAAHGVMALRGAALERGAALAGVSAEAVRDDALANIRAGAALLSAHADELKVERADVGAWAPAVARLSGITDTGAQAEYIHKEVYSTLRSGVFAEGADGQVTASIMPSQVEAKFALPMARALAAGPDYAPAIWRPSPNYNARPAGTKISMIVIHTCEGAYAGCWGWLVDSASGVSAHYVVNESGSEVSQLVRESDRGWHVGATYDCSLNGGVECGVSGTSSNNFTVGIEHGGFASQSSFPAGQIDASAKLSCDISKGQGITRDSYHIVAHGRLQPYNRTDPGPNWPWTDYLNKVNAHCGGGGTTPSGLIIDSNNSNNDSAKGYIEVSANWVSSTNVGGYYGTGYFVAPTQAISDPATFWFYLPSAATKTIDAWWTSATDRSTSAPFIVSNAAGTQLANIKVNQQVNGGKWNTLGTWSFTAGWNKVQVSRWTGTGYQVVADAIQVR; encoded by the coding sequence ATGTACACGTTGCGCAATGCGCTCGCGGCGACCGCCGCAGCCCTGTCCCTGGCCGCCTGTGGACCCGAGCAGGGTCCTGATACCCCAGAGCCGGTGCAGGCTCCCTCCGGAGCCTTCGCGGACGCAGCGGGAGAGGCGGTCCACCGAGGCGGAGTGGGGCCCTTGGATCCGCTCTTCGAGCGGGCGGCCCGCGAATTCAACGTCCCGGTTGATCTGCTCAAGGCCATCTCCTACACCGAGACGCGTTGGCAGATGGTGCGGGGTGAAGAGGAGTTCGACGGCATGCCCGCCGCCCACGGTGTGATGGCCCTGCGGGGAGCAGCGCTGGAGCGCGGGGCGGCCCTGGCGGGTGTCTCCGCCGAGGCGGTCCGGGACGATGCGCTGGCCAACATCCGCGCGGGCGCGGCGCTGCTGTCGGCGCATGCGGACGAGCTGAAGGTGGAGCGCGCGGACGTGGGGGCTTGGGCGCCCGCGGTGGCGCGCCTCAGTGGCATCACCGATACCGGCGCGCAGGCCGAGTACATTCACAAGGAGGTCTACTCCACGCTGCGCAGCGGTGTGTTCGCCGAGGGCGCCGATGGACAGGTGACCGCGTCCATCATGCCTTCGCAGGTGGAGGCGAAGTTCGCGCTGCCCATGGCCCGGGCGCTGGCGGCCGGGCCGGACTACGCGCCCGCCATCTGGCGCCCCTCGCCGAACTACAACGCCCGGCCCGCGGGTACCAAAATCTCGATGATCGTCATCCACACCTGCGAGGGCGCCTACGCGGGGTGCTGGGGCTGGTTGGTGGACTCGGCATCGGGGGTCTCGGCGCACTACGTGGTGAACGAGAGCGGCAGCGAGGTCTCTCAGTTGGTCCGCGAGTCGGATCGCGGCTGGCACGTGGGGGCCACCTACGACTGCTCCCTCAATGGAGGCGTGGAGTGCGGGGTCAGCGGCACGTCTTCGAACAACTTCACGGTGGGCATCGAGCACGGCGGCTTCGCCAGTCAGTCGAGCTTCCCGGCGGGGCAGATCGACGCCTCGGCCAAGCTGTCCTGCGACATCTCGAAGGGGCAGGGGATTACCCGGGACAGCTACCACATCGTGGCGCACGGCCGGCTCCAGCCGTACAACCGCACGGACCCGGGTCCCAACTGGCCGTGGACGGACTACCTCAACAAGGTCAACGCCCACTGTGGCGGGGGCGGCACGACCCCCAGCGGGCTGATCATCGACAGCAACAACTCGAACAACGACAGCGCGAAGGGCTACATCGAGGTCTCCGCGAACTGGGTCTCGTCCACGAATGTGGGGGGCTACTACGGCACGGGCTATTTCGTGGCGCCCACGCAGGCGATCTCGGACCCGGCGACCTTCTGGTTCTACCTGCCTTCGGCGGCGACGAAGACCATCGATGCGTGGTGGACGTCGGCCACGGATCGCTCCACGTCGGCGCCGTTCATCGTCTCGAACGCGGCGGGTACCCAGCTGGCCAACATCAAGGTGAACCAGCAGGTGAATGGTGGCAAGTGGAACACCTTGGGCACCTGGAGCTTCACGGCTGGCTGGAACAAGGTGCAGGTCAGCCGCTGGACGGGGACGGGCTACCAGGTGGTCGCTGACGCGATTCAGGTCCGCTAA
- a CDS encoding DUF1015 family protein: MARVLPFPALLSTLGSRLETDGAHSRGVPHPSHVRSLLEAPNPDAELGRWRTSGAVLKDPRPALYVVELQSPAGVLGGPPVRFLLCSLTPDAALPLEHDPYRPRSWCAEPSVALAADDHGILRGLLAEAAERGSLVWEGALDRSHVVLRRIENSPVSKRIQAVLDEAPIRPLAALDGHRPALAAVVPLSEPGLQLEPIHRALKGVETFKEETFLTLVAAYARVYDLDEPLTSPRGLAIARERLATLISGHHAVLLVLPEGRGKILRFRQGLDLAHLKGAPRNPTLRSLDLALLNSLVLRTVLGIRDPEEAGHPHVFPVQALEGLVQGVESGLFQAGFALNPPPVWEVRAVMEAAATLPPRTLRVEPLPPAGLLFLDPEA, translated from the coding sequence ATGGCTCGAGTCCTTCCGTTTCCCGCTCTCTTGTCCACGCTGGGTTCCCGTCTGGAAACCGATGGGGCCCACTCCCGGGGTGTTCCTCACCCCTCTCACGTTCGGTCACTGCTCGAGGCACCGAATCCGGATGCCGAGCTGGGCCGATGGCGCACCTCGGGGGCTGTCCTCAAGGATCCGCGGCCCGCGCTGTACGTCGTGGAACTCCAAAGCCCGGCCGGGGTGCTGGGAGGCCCTCCGGTCCGCTTCCTGCTGTGTTCGCTGACGCCGGACGCCGCGCTGCCGCTCGAGCACGATCCCTACCGCCCACGGTCCTGGTGCGCGGAGCCCTCCGTGGCCCTGGCCGCGGATGACCACGGCATTCTGCGGGGCCTGCTGGCCGAGGCCGCCGAGCGGGGCAGCCTGGTGTGGGAGGGCGCCCTTGACCGCTCACACGTGGTGTTGCGGCGCATCGAGAACTCGCCGGTGTCCAAGCGCATCCAGGCCGTCCTCGATGAGGCGCCCATTCGCCCCCTGGCGGCGCTGGATGGCCACAGGCCCGCGCTGGCCGCGGTGGTGCCCCTGTCCGAGCCGGGCCTCCAGCTGGAGCCCATCCACCGGGCGCTCAAGGGCGTGGAGACCTTCAAGGAAGAGACCTTCCTCACGCTCGTCGCGGCCTATGCGCGCGTCTATGACTTGGACGAGCCGCTGACCTCACCGCGGGGGCTGGCCATCGCGCGCGAGCGGCTGGCCACGCTCATCTCCGGCCACCACGCCGTGCTGCTCGTGCTGCCCGAGGGGCGTGGGAAGATTCTCCGGTTCCGGCAAGGGTTGGATTTGGCACACCTGAAAGGTGCGCCACGCAACCCCACGCTGCGCAGCCTGGACCTGGCGCTGCTCAACTCGCTGGTGCTGAGAACGGTGCTGGGCATCCGAGACCCGGAGGAGGCAGGCCATCCCCACGTCTTCCCGGTCCAAGCGCTCGAGGGGTTGGTCCAAGGGGTGGAGTCCGGACTCTTCCAGGCAGGCTTCGCGCTCAACCCTCCCCCCGTGTGGGAGGTGAGGGCGGTCATGGAAGCGGCGGCCACGTTGCCCCCGCGCACGTTGCGCGTTGAACCCCTGCCGCCCGCGGGCCTCCTGTTCCTGGATCCAGAAGCCTAA